In Pseudomonas oryzicola, one DNA window encodes the following:
- a CDS encoding NEL-type E3 ubiquitin ligase domain-containing protein — protein MPSADLFPSASVDHLIARQLPTWLNAAETRHLEPYRKALRAQQQVADQLHHLLGRIPSIEDFAAPLLETALVEAGLGHVNPRHAFTVVTEAFPLPSAAERLHRPSITYTTRQSLLASAMHNFEAQEAEPWLLRQAHLTDAKRARLPMTYERFVQLSRRLDIGGRYQALLKRVLQPKAGRGQPANRARQAIDQLFQDSLRTQMKTALYEGRINGQLDERDLQRLLPALEQPPLPAYQGGTLTPRQLFLLGSCMVGIITLEWRPAPGAALDEVIVWIPGDPEKSLRHYDSWEALYDDLATRLKKEPFKAFIRRFVRARERQRFEAALSRAQTRAVAGEPMELDGRNLPVDGEVFSHAQAQVQARIYDDARFIAVPTDEEDRLSRHKRLQDMQSAGLELLGLAAFVAPVLGELLLAVSAVQLLDEVYEGYQDWRLGDRQGALDHVFNVVQGVVLAGATAGLLHGIKRVPWVDALEPKVVPEGAVRLRHNPHYLPAEDNPLVLLQGLPGGHFDHLLSSRARVLMDATGLHIDQLRRLNLERGAVPARLLDMHERLELHASRPDLRGQALEQALQQMREPLATGQAKLMAVFSGLTPRGAQEIIDHSSSSLQQQLLAGPRVPLGMAERARWYVRDSRLDRASLGIRLPALLNADGEKLILGLIERKAPWPGSVRVELRVASREGPLLFASQGEAASETRVIIKHEQAYALADQPTGNPGSLLQVLLQTLEPGQKAALGSADLQVTQLRDALLESVAKEREQAVRLIGLVPEGAGVRPPRRFADGRLAYRLSGGGESSRQAIRRGIHQIFPTLSELQLDVYMDAVRQRGENLWDHYQVLQRQLTQLRDTLRQWQADWQTPIDAIRRRRVADTLRRSWRRKLVDANDQYELTIDGEHVDALPSLPAGVDYVHVRRLVLRNMQLQNIDASFLRLFPNVVDLDLSGNRLSRVPEGIEGLTQLRRVDLGSNQITLDEAGSRRLAGLHLLDTLILNYNPLNGMPDLSALPHIREVRLRATGQADIGQIHQRVALRAHIDLRDNRISELQREMRGLRLRLQRLNLHENPLSESSVQFLDEARGVTETRARNGASYAHEAVDAETRAKWVASRNEALRARREATWDRLQEEPGSAGLFRFLADFAESEDFEAYPRHYRRRVWHILDACKYNEALREQLFLEADAPRSCDDRLLLMLNQMEVGILAYQGIEGVPVEAREARFLRLGRQLHRMDLLDQIAARHVQRMRAERLVEVDEIETRLYYRSRLAAALDLPASAEQMHFASFAHVSLADLSRAELDVLRADTPVAMLDALVERPYWQNYLRETYPERFQALAAPFHERLEVLEMQAVAGQEGDYVRRAQALMREHEADELALMRNLTTEAWARERLPRS, from the coding sequence ATGCCATCTGCCGATCTTTTCCCGTCTGCGTCGGTCGATCATTTGATAGCCCGTCAGTTGCCCACCTGGCTGAACGCAGCCGAGACGCGCCATCTCGAACCCTACCGAAAGGCCTTGCGTGCGCAGCAGCAGGTTGCCGACCAACTGCATCACCTGTTGGGCCGCATACCGAGCATCGAAGACTTTGCCGCGCCGTTGCTGGAAACGGCCCTGGTCGAGGCGGGGCTTGGCCATGTCAATCCACGGCACGCGTTCACCGTGGTCACTGAAGCGTTTCCTCTCCCCTCGGCGGCGGAACGGCTTCACCGCCCGAGCATTACCTACACCACCCGCCAGTCGCTGCTTGCATCGGCGATGCACAACTTCGAAGCGCAAGAGGCCGAACCCTGGCTATTGCGCCAGGCGCATCTGACCGACGCCAAAAGGGCGCGCTTGCCCATGACCTACGAACGCTTTGTCCAACTGAGTCGTCGGCTGGACATCGGCGGGCGCTACCAGGCACTGCTCAAGCGTGTGCTGCAACCCAAGGCCGGCCGCGGTCAACCGGCGAATCGGGCACGCCAGGCGATCGACCAGCTGTTTCAGGACAGCCTGCGCACGCAGATGAAGACCGCACTGTATGAGGGGAGGATCAACGGTCAGCTGGATGAGCGGGACTTGCAGCGCCTGCTGCCAGCGCTGGAGCAACCGCCGCTACCAGCCTACCAGGGCGGCACGCTGACTCCGCGCCAGTTGTTTCTGCTGGGCAGTTGCATGGTCGGGATCATTACCCTGGAATGGCGACCTGCGCCCGGTGCGGCCCTCGATGAAGTGATCGTCTGGATACCTGGTGACCCCGAGAAAAGCCTGCGTCATTACGACTCGTGGGAGGCGCTCTATGACGACCTGGCGACACGCCTGAAAAAAGAGCCATTCAAGGCCTTCATCCGCCGCTTCGTCAGGGCCCGGGAGCGACAGCGCTTCGAGGCGGCACTGTCGCGTGCGCAGACGCGTGCCGTGGCAGGAGAGCCGATGGAGCTGGATGGGCGCAACCTGCCGGTTGACGGCGAGGTATTCAGCCATGCCCAGGCTCAGGTGCAAGCCAGAATCTACGACGATGCCCGATTCATCGCGGTGCCTACCGATGAAGAAGACCGCTTGAGCAGGCACAAGCGCTTGCAGGACATGCAGTCCGCAGGGCTGGAGCTTCTGGGCTTGGCGGCCTTCGTTGCACCAGTGCTGGGTGAGCTGTTGCTGGCGGTAAGCGCTGTGCAATTGCTCGATGAGGTATACGAAGGCTACCAGGACTGGCGACTGGGTGATCGCCAGGGGGCATTGGACCATGTATTCAACGTAGTCCAGGGCGTGGTGCTGGCAGGTGCGACCGCTGGGCTGCTTCACGGCATCAAGCGTGTGCCATGGGTGGATGCGCTGGAGCCGAAGGTGGTGCCGGAAGGCGCGGTGAGGCTGAGGCACAACCCTCATTATCTGCCTGCCGAAGACAACCCGTTGGTGCTGCTCCAAGGCCTGCCGGGCGGCCATTTCGACCATTTGCTCTCGTCCAGGGCCCGTGTGCTGATGGATGCGACGGGCCTGCATATCGACCAGTTGCGGCGCTTGAACCTCGAGCGGGGGGCCGTGCCAGCCCGATTGCTCGACATGCACGAGCGTCTTGAGCTGCATGCAAGCCGACCCGATCTGCGTGGTCAGGCGCTGGAGCAGGCGCTGCAGCAGATGCGTGAGCCGCTTGCAACTGGGCAAGCGAAATTGATGGCGGTGTTCAGTGGTTTGACCCCCAGGGGCGCACAGGAAATCATCGACCACAGCAGCTCGTCCCTGCAGCAGCAACTGCTTGCCGGGCCCAGGGTACCGCTTGGGATGGCAGAGCGCGCGCGCTGGTACGTTCGTGACAGCCGGCTTGACCGGGCCAGCCTGGGGATCCGGCTGCCGGCATTGCTTAATGCCGATGGCGAGAAGCTGATCCTGGGACTGATCGAGCGCAAGGCGCCGTGGCCTGGTTCGGTTCGTGTCGAATTGCGTGTGGCCAGCCGCGAAGGCCCGTTGTTGTTCGCAAGCCAGGGCGAGGCTGCAAGCGAGACAAGGGTAATCATCAAGCATGAGCAGGCATATGCACTGGCTGACCAACCGACAGGCAATCCCGGCTCTTTGCTGCAAGTGTTGTTGCAGACTCTGGAGCCTGGCCAGAAGGCAGCTCTGGGCAGCGCCGATCTGCAAGTGACGCAATTACGGGATGCCTTGCTAGAAAGTGTCGCGAAGGAGCGTGAGCAAGCCGTCAGGCTGATCGGCCTCGTCCCGGAGGGCGCTGGCGTGCGTCCGCCACGGCGCTTTGCCGATGGACGCCTGGCCTACCGGCTCAGCGGCGGAGGTGAAAGTAGCCGCCAGGCAATACGGCGAGGTATCCACCAGATCTTCCCGACCCTGAGCGAACTGCAGCTGGATGTGTACATGGATGCGGTGCGCCAGCGCGGTGAAAACCTGTGGGATCACTATCAGGTGCTGCAGCGCCAGCTCACCCAACTGCGCGACACGCTGCGCCAGTGGCAGGCCGATTGGCAAACGCCGATCGACGCCATCCGCCGCCGTCGCGTCGCCGATACGCTACGCCGTAGCTGGCGGCGCAAGCTGGTAGACGCTAACGACCAGTATGAACTGACCATAGACGGCGAGCATGTCGACGCGTTGCCCAGCCTGCCCGCAGGGGTCGACTACGTGCATGTGCGCAGGCTGGTGCTGCGCAACATGCAACTGCAGAACATCGATGCATCATTCCTCAGGCTGTTCCCGAATGTTGTCGATCTTGATCTCAGCGGCAACCGGTTGAGCCGCGTGCCTGAAGGTATCGAAGGGCTTACCCAGCTGAGAAGGGTTGATCTGGGCAGCAACCAGATTACCCTGGATGAGGCCGGAAGCCGCCGTCTGGCAGGGCTGCACCTGCTGGATACCTTGATCCTCAACTACAACCCGCTCAACGGCATGCCCGATCTCTCGGCTTTGCCGCACATTCGTGAGGTGCGTCTGCGTGCCACCGGGCAGGCTGATATCGGCCAGATTCACCAGCGTGTCGCATTGCGTGCGCACATCGATCTTCGGGATAACCGGATCAGCGAGCTGCAACGGGAAATGCGCGGCTTGCGCCTGCGTTTGCAAAGGCTCAACCTGCATGAGAATCCGCTGAGCGAGAGCAGCGTGCAGTTTCTCGACGAGGCCCGCGGCGTCACTGAAACCCGGGCCAGGAATGGGGCGTCGTATGCCCATGAAGCGGTGGACGCCGAGACGCGCGCCAAATGGGTGGCCAGCCGCAACGAAGCGCTGCGTGCGCGCCGCGAAGCCACATGGGACCGTTTGCAGGAGGAGCCGGGTTCGGCAGGGCTGTTCCGTTTCCTTGCCGATTTTGCCGAGAGCGAGGATTTTGAAGCGTATCCGCGCCATTATCGCCGGCGGGTCTGGCATATCCTGGACGCCTGTAAGTACAACGAAGCCTTGCGCGAGCAATTGTTCCTTGAGGCCGACGCCCCGCGCAGTTGCGATGACCGCTTGCTGTTGATGCTCAACCAGATGGAAGTGGGTATTCTGGCTTACCAAGGAATCGAAGGCGTCCCTGTTGAGGCACGGGAAGCCCGCTTCCTGCGCCTGGGCCGGCAACTGCACCGTATGGACCTGCTGGACCAGATTGCTGCCCGCCATGTGCAACGCATGCGCGCGGAGCGCCTGGTTGAGGTCGACGAAATCGAAACGCGGCTCTATTACCGCTCACGCCTGGCTGCCGCCCTTGATCTGCCGGCCTCTGCGGAGCAGATGCATTTTGCCTCGTTTGCCCACGTAAGCCTCGCCGACCTGAGCCGTGCGGAACTGGATGTACTGAGGGCCGACACGCCGGTGGCCATGCTCGATGCGTTGGTGGAGCGTCCTTACTGGCAGAACTACCTGCGCGAAACCTATCCAGAGCGCTTCCAGGCCCTGGCTGCGCCCTTCCATGAGCGCCTGGAAGTGCTTGAGATGCAGGCTGTGGCTGGCCAGGAAGGCGACTATGTCCGGCGTGCCCAGGCGTTGATGCGTGAGCATGAGGCAGACGAGCTGGCGTTGATGCGCAACCTGACCACCGAAGCCTGGGCGCGTGAGAGATTGCCTCGCAGCTGA
- the glpD gene encoding glycerol-3-phosphate dehydrogenase, producing MSQPVSSQPPLADCYDLAVIGGGINGVGIAADAAGRGLKVFLCEKDDLAQHTSSASSKLIHGGLRYLEHYEFRLVREALAEREVLLAKAPHIVRPMRFVLPHRPHLRPTWMIRAGLFLYDHLGKRKRLGASRSLRFGPGYPLKPAITRGFEYADCAVDDARLVVLNAMAARERGAHIHTHTRCLRAERVDGLWQVHLQHADGSLQSIRARALVNAAGPWVASFIKDDLKLEAPYGIRLIQGSHIIVPRLYEGEHAYILQNEDQRIVFCIPYLERFTLIGTTDREYSGDPAKVAITEQETDYLLKVVNEHFNHQLGRSDIVHSYSGVRPLCNDESDNPSAVTRDYTLALSASEGQAPLLSVFGGKLTTYRKLAESAMAELKPHFPQMRGSWTAHAPLPGGENMTSVQALVDAVLARCGWLPVDIAKRWALTYGYRVWQLLDGVHGPEDLGQPLGGGLFGREVEYLCDQEWACDADDILWRRTKLGLFTSANEQQLLKDYLQQRAQNQARVQAA from the coding sequence GTGTCCCAGCCCGTTTCGTCTCAGCCCCCACTCGCCGACTGCTATGACCTCGCCGTGATCGGTGGCGGCATCAATGGCGTGGGCATCGCTGCCGACGCCGCCGGGCGCGGCCTCAAGGTATTCCTCTGCGAAAAGGACGACCTGGCCCAGCACACCTCCTCGGCCAGCAGCAAATTGATCCACGGCGGCTTGCGCTACCTGGAACACTATGAATTCCGCCTGGTGCGTGAAGCGCTGGCCGAGCGCGAAGTGCTGCTGGCAAAGGCCCCGCACATCGTCAGGCCGATGCGTTTCGTGCTCCCCCACCGCCCACACTTGCGCCCGACCTGGATGATCCGCGCCGGCCTGTTCCTTTATGACCACCTGGGCAAGCGCAAGCGCCTGGGTGCATCGCGCAGCCTGCGCTTCGGCCCGGGCTACCCACTCAAGCCGGCCATCACCCGCGGTTTCGAGTATGCCGATTGCGCCGTCGATGACGCCCGCCTGGTAGTGCTGAACGCCATGGCTGCGCGCGAACGCGGCGCGCATATCCACACCCATACCCGCTGCTTGCGCGCCGAGCGCGTGGACGGCCTGTGGCAGGTACATCTGCAACACGCCGACGGCAGTCTGCAGAGCATTCGTGCCCGTGCCCTGGTCAACGCCGCAGGCCCATGGGTTGCCAGCTTCATCAAGGATGACCTGAAGCTCGAAGCCCCTTACGGCATCCGCCTGATCCAGGGCAGCCACATCATCGTGCCGCGCCTGTACGAAGGCGAACACGCCTATATTCTGCAGAACGAAGACCAGCGGATCGTGTTCTGCATTCCATATCTGGAACGCTTCACCCTGATCGGCACCACCGACCGCGAATACAGCGGCGACCCGGCCAAGGTGGCAATTACCGAACAAGAGACCGACTACCTGCTGAAAGTGGTCAACGAGCACTTCAATCATCAACTCGGTCGCAGCGATATCGTGCACAGTTACTCCGGCGTTCGCCCGCTGTGTAATGACGAATCTGACAACCCTTCGGCAGTGACCCGCGACTACACCCTGGCGTTGTCCGCCAGCGAAGGCCAGGCACCGTTACTGTCAGTGTTCGGCGGCAAGCTGACCACCTACCGCAAGTTGGCCGAATCGGCCATGGCCGAACTCAAGCCACATTTTCCGCAGATGCGTGGCAGCTGGACGGCCCATGCGCCGCTGCCGGGTGGTGAAAACATGACGAGCGTACAAGCGCTGGTGGATGCCGTACTGGCGCGCTGCGGCTGGCTGCCTGTAGACATTGCCAAACGCTGGGCACTTACCTATGGCTACCGCGTGTGGCAATTGCTCGACGGTGTGCATGGGCCGGAAGACTTGGGCCAGCCACTCGGCGGCGGGTTGTTCGGCCGCGAGGTGGAATACCTGTGCGATCAGGAGTGGGCGTGCGACGCCGACGATATCCTCTGGCGTCGCACCAAGCTGGGGCTGTTCACCAGCGCGAATGAACAGCAATTGCTTAAGGATTACCTGCAGCAGCGCGCGCAAAATCAGGCCCGCGTCCAGGCAGCCTGA
- the glpR gene encoding DNA-binding transcriptional repressor GlpR, protein MNLPPRQQQILELVRERGYVSIEEMAQLFVVTPQTIRRDINQLAELNLLRRYHGGAAYDSSIENTAYAMRADQMRDEKQRIAEAVARQIPDHASLFINIGTTTESIARALLNHNHLKVITNNLHVAAILAAKDDFEVLVAGGTVRRDGGVVGQASVDFINQFKVDFALVGISGIDEDGSLLDFDYQEVRVSQAIIANARQVILAADSSKFGRNAMVRLGSISLVDCLVTDQTPTPALTQLLNQYKIRLEVV, encoded by the coding sequence ATGAATCTGCCCCCCCGCCAGCAACAAATTCTCGAACTGGTGCGCGAGCGTGGTTACGTCAGTATCGAAGAAATGGCGCAGCTGTTCGTCGTCACTCCGCAGACTATCCGCCGTGATATCAATCAGCTTGCCGAGCTCAACCTGCTGCGCCGTTACCATGGCGGCGCGGCCTATGATTCGAGTATCGAGAACACCGCCTATGCGATGCGCGCCGACCAGATGCGCGACGAGAAGCAACGCATCGCCGAAGCCGTGGCCCGGCAGATCCCCGACCATGCCTCGCTGTTCATCAACATCGGCACCACCACCGAATCCATCGCCCGGGCGCTGCTCAACCACAACCACCTGAAAGTCATCACCAACAACCTGCATGTCGCCGCCATCCTTGCCGCCAAGGATGATTTCGAAGTGCTGGTGGCCGGGGGCACGGTGCGTCGCGACGGTGGCGTGGTTGGCCAGGCCAGTGTCGACTTCATCAACCAGTTCAAGGTCGACTTTGCCCTGGTAGGCATCAGCGGCATCGACGAAGACGGCAGCCTGCTCGACTTCGACTACCAGGAAGTGCGGGTCTCCCAGGCGATCATCGCCAATGCCCGCCAGGTGATCCTCGCCGCCGACTCCAGCAAGTTCGGGCGCAACGCCATGGTTCGCCTGGGCTCGATCAGCCTGGTCGATTGCCTGGTCACCGACCAGACACCTACCCCCGCCCTCACCCAGTTGCTCAACCAATACAAGATCCGCCTCGAGGTGGTCTGA
- the glpK gene encoding glycerol kinase GlpK: MTDTQDKNYIIALDQGTTSSRAIIFDRDANVVGTSQREFAQHYPQAGWVEHDPMEIFATQSATMVEALAQAGISHAQVAALGITNQRETTVVWDKETGRPVYNAIVWQCRRSTEICAQLKRDGHEDYIRQATGLVTDPYFSGTKLKWILDNVEGARERAERGELLFGTVDTWLIWKFSGGKVHVTDYTNASRTLMFNIHSLQWDDRLLEILGIPRQMLPEVRPSSEVYGHTKSGIAIAGIAGDQQSALFGQMCVEPGQAKNTYGTGCFLLMNTGSQAVKSSHGLLTTIACGPRGEVAYALEGAVFNGGSTVQWLRDELKIVNDALDTEYFASKVKDSNGVYLVPAFTGLGAPYWDPYARGALFGLTRGVKVDHIIRAALESIAYQTRDVLDAMQQACGQRLSELRVDGGAVANNFLMQFQADILGTCVERPKMRETTALGAAYLAGLACGFWSGLDELRDKAIIEREFSPQLDEVQKEKLYAGWKKAVERTRDWEDHEA; encoded by the coding sequence ATGACAGACACCCAGGATAAGAACTACATCATCGCCCTGGACCAGGGTACCACCAGTTCGCGGGCCATCATTTTCGACCGCGACGCCAACGTGGTGGGTACCTCCCAGCGCGAGTTCGCCCAGCACTACCCGCAGGCAGGCTGGGTCGAACACGACCCGATGGAAATCTTCGCCACGCAGAGCGCGACCATGGTCGAGGCGCTGGCCCAAGCCGGCATCAGCCATGCCCAGGTGGCTGCGCTGGGCATCACCAACCAGCGCGAAACCACGGTCGTGTGGGACAAGGAAACCGGTCGCCCGGTATACAACGCCATTGTCTGGCAGTGCCGCCGCAGCACCGAGATCTGCGCCCAGCTCAAGCGCGACGGCCATGAGGACTACATCCGCCAAGCCACAGGCCTGGTCACCGACCCGTATTTCTCCGGCACCAAGCTCAAGTGGATCCTCGACAATGTCGAGGGTGCCCGCGAACGCGCCGAGCGCGGCGAGCTGTTGTTCGGCACCGTCGATACCTGGCTGATCTGGAAGTTCTCGGGCGGCAAGGTGCATGTCACCGACTACACCAACGCCTCGCGCACGCTGATGTTCAACATCCACAGCCTGCAATGGGACGACCGGCTGCTGGAGATCCTCGGCATTCCGCGGCAGATGCTGCCCGAGGTACGCCCGTCTTCGGAAGTATACGGCCACACCAAGAGCGGCATCGCGATTGCCGGTATCGCCGGCGATCAGCAATCGGCACTGTTTGGCCAGATGTGCGTAGAGCCGGGCCAGGCCAAGAATACCTATGGCACCGGCTGTTTCCTGCTGATGAATACCGGCAGCCAGGCAGTGAAGTCGTCCCATGGCCTGCTCACCACCATCGCCTGCGGCCCGCGCGGGGAAGTGGCCTATGCCCTTGAGGGCGCGGTGTTCAACGGTGGTTCCACCGTGCAGTGGCTGCGTGACGAGCTGAAAATCGTCAACGACGCACTGGACACCGAGTACTTCGCCAGCAAGGTCAAGGACAGCAACGGTGTATATCTGGTGCCAGCCTTCACCGGCCTGGGCGCACCGTACTGGGACCCGTATGCGCGTGGCGCACTGTTCGGCCTGACCCGTGGCGTGAAGGTGGATCACATCATCCGCGCCGCGCTGGAATCGATCGCCTACCAGACCCGCGACGTGCTTGACGCCATGCAGCAGGCCTGCGGCCAGCGCCTTTCCGAACTACGCGTGGACGGAGGCGCTGTGGCCAACAACTTCCTCATGCAGTTCCAGGCCGACATCCTTGGCACTTGCGTGGAACGCCCGAAAATGCGCGAAACCACCGCGTTGGGTGCGGCCTACCTGGCGGGCCTGGCCTGTGGTTTCTGGAGCGGCCTGGATGAGTTGCGCGACAAGGCGATCATCGAGCGTGAATTCAGCCCGCAGCTGGACGAAGTGCAGAAAGAGAAGCTGTATGCCGGCTGGAAAAAGGCGGTCGAGCGCACTCGCGACTGGGAAGACCACGAGGCTTGA
- a CDS encoding MIP/aquaporin family protein: MTTALRQPTLSSQCLAEFLGTALLIFFGTGCVAALKVAGASFGLWEISIIWGVGVSMAIYLTAGISGAHLNPAVSIALTLFAGFDKRKLPFYMLAQVCGAFCGAALVYSLYSNLFFDFEQAHAMLRGSEASLELASVFSTYPHPSLSTGQAFLVEVIITAILMAVIMALTDDSNGLPRGAMAPLLIGLLIAVIGSAMGPLTGFAMNPARDFGPKLMTFLAGWGEIAFTGGRDMPYFLVPVFAPILGACAGAAAYRGLIARNLPMAAAVNPETNDNRQGDTQVN; the protein is encoded by the coding sequence ATGACGACTGCTCTACGCCAACCCACGCTGTCCAGCCAATGCCTGGCCGAATTCCTCGGCACCGCCCTGCTCATCTTCTTCGGTACTGGCTGCGTCGCCGCGCTCAAGGTCGCGGGTGCCAGCTTCGGCCTATGGGAAATCAGTATCATCTGGGGCGTGGGCGTCAGCATGGCGATCTACCTCACCGCCGGCATTTCCGGCGCGCACCTGAACCCGGCGGTGAGCATCGCCCTCACCCTGTTCGCCGGTTTCGACAAGCGCAAACTGCCCTTCTACATGCTGGCCCAGGTTTGCGGCGCATTCTGTGGTGCGGCGCTGGTCTATAGCCTGTACAGCAACCTGTTCTTCGATTTCGAACAGGCCCATGCCATGTTGCGCGGTAGCGAAGCCAGCCTCGAACTGGCCTCGGTGTTCTCCACCTACCCGCACCCATCGCTGTCCACCGGCCAGGCGTTCCTCGTCGAAGTGATCATCACCGCCATCCTGATGGCCGTGATCATGGCCCTGACCGACGACAGCAACGGCCTGCCACGTGGTGCCATGGCTCCGCTGCTGATCGGCCTGCTGATCGCCGTCATCGGCAGTGCCATGGGCCCGCTGACCGGCTTCGCCATGAACCCGGCCCGCGATTTCGGGCCAAAACTCATGACGTTCCTGGCCGGTTGGGGCGAAATCGCCTTCACTGGCGGTCGGGACATGCCTTATTTCCTGGTTCCGGTGTTCGCACCAATACTCGGCGCCTGCGCGGGCGCCGCGGCCTATCGCGGCCTTATCGCCCGTAACCTGCCGATGGCAGCCGCCGTGAACCCTGAGACAAACGACAATCGCCAGGGCGATACTCAAGTCAATTGA
- the ybaK gene encoding Cys-tRNA(Pro) deacylase translates to MTPALDLLKKHRAEHRVHSYEHDPKSASYGLEAAEKLGLDPQQVFKTLLASSEKGELLVAVVPVVGTLDLKALAHAAGVKKCEMADPAVAQRATGYLVGGISPLGQKKRLRTFIDDSAQQFATIHVSAGRRGLEVELAAAVLAEYTQGKFAGIGRG, encoded by the coding sequence ATGACCCCCGCCCTAGACCTGTTGAAGAAACACCGCGCGGAACACCGTGTGCACAGTTACGAACATGACCCAAAGTCGGCGTCCTACGGCCTGGAAGCGGCGGAAAAACTCGGGCTCGACCCGCAGCAGGTGTTCAAGACCTTGCTGGCGAGCAGCGAGAAAGGCGAGTTGCTGGTGGCCGTGGTGCCCGTGGTCGGCACCCTGGACCTCAAGGCTCTGGCCCATGCCGCCGGGGTGAAGAAGTGCGAGATGGCCGACCCGGCGGTGGCACAGCGTGCCACCGGCTATCTGGTGGGTGGCATCAGCCCGTTGGGGCAGAAGAAGCGCCTGCGGACCTTTATCGATGACTCGGCGCAGCAGTTTGCGACCATCCATGTCAGTGCTGGGCGGCGTGGGCTGGAAGTGGAATTGGCGGCGGCGGTACTGGCCGAATATACCCAGGGCAAGTTTGCCGGTATCGGTCGGGGCTGA
- a CDS encoding ABC transporter ATP-binding protein gives MSQPLLLNLRNLACGYGDQRIVQNLNLHLNAGDIGCLLGSSGCGKTTTLRAIAGFEPVHEGEIQLAGEVISRAGFTLAPEKRRIGMVFQDYALFPHLTVAQNIAFGIAKHPRQAEVIEEMLELVKLGGLGGRYPHELSGGQQQRVALARALAPEPQLLLLDEPFSNLDVELRRRLSHEVRDILKSRGTSAILVTHDQEEAFAVSDQVGVFKEGRLEQWDTPYNLYHEPQTPFVASFIGQGYFIRGQMSSHEAVNTELGELRGNRAYIMAPGSSVDVLLRPDDIVHAPGSALQANIIGKSFLGASTLYRLQLPTGSQLEAIFPSHSDHQVGDDVGIAVKADHLVLFPVPGSVAAQLPQQDNGVRRYSSAT, from the coding sequence ATGAGTCAACCCTTACTGCTCAACCTGCGCAACCTCGCCTGCGGCTATGGCGACCAGCGCATCGTCCAGAACCTCAACCTGCACCTTAACGCAGGCGACATCGGTTGCCTGCTGGGTTCCTCCGGTTGTGGCAAGACCACCACCCTGCGCGCGATCGCCGGTTTCGAGCCGGTGCACGAGGGCGAAATCCAGCTGGCCGGCGAGGTCATTTCCCGGGCCGGGTTCACACTGGCCCCGGAAAAACGCCGCATCGGCATGGTTTTCCAGGACTACGCGCTATTCCCGCACCTGACCGTGGCCCAGAACATTGCCTTCGGCATCGCCAAGCACCCACGCCAGGCCGAAGTCATCGAAGAGATGCTCGAGCTGGTCAAGCTGGGCGGCCTGGGCGGGCGCTATCCGCATGAACTGTCCGGTGGGCAACAACAACGGGTCGCACTGGCCCGTGCATTGGCGCCCGAGCCACAATTGCTACTGCTCGACGAGCCGTTCTCCAACCTCGATGTGGAATTGCGTCGGCGCCTGAGCCATGAAGTTCGCGACATCCTCAAGAGTCGTGGCACCAGCGCCATCCTGGTTACCCATGATCAAGAGGAAGCCTTTGCCGTCAGCGACCAGGTCGGCGTGTTCAAGGAAGGCCGCCTGGAGCAATGGGATACGCCGTACAACCTTTACCACGAGCCGCAGACGCCATTCGTGGCCAGTTTCATCGGCCAGGGGTATTTCATCCGTGGGCAGATGAGCAGCCACGAGGCGGTCAATACCGAACTGGGTGAGCTGCGTGGCAACCGAGCCTACATCATGGCTCCGGGCAGTTCGGTGGATGTCCTGCTGCGCCCTGACGATATCGTGCATGCACCAGGCAGCGCACTGCAGGCCAATATCATCGGCAAGAGTTTCCTGGGGGCGTCGACGCTCTACCGCCTGCAACTGCCCACCGGCAGCCAGCTCGAAGCGATCTTCCCCAGCCATAGCGACCACCAGGTCGGTGACGATGTGGGGATCGCGGTGAAGGCCGACCACCTGGTGCTGTTCCCGGTACCGGGCAGTGTGGCGGCGCAGTTGCCGCAGCAGGACAATGGTGTCCGCCGCTACAGTTCGGCGACCTGA